From a single Kitasatospora sp. NBC_00458 genomic region:
- a CDS encoding ricin-type beta-trefoil lectin domain protein, producing the protein MPSGVALEAVAVAPAAGAAPAPQPVAGPATGAIDEASALLSARLQGQRVEVTGARSEFTTLWANPDGTLTSERSTGQVRMKSGKDWVPVDTSLVRTADGKVTPKAHPGGLVLDGGEAGVAVGDSLPGAVPPSAPAGGEQPPAGAAPAAAPLPERPLASFGSGDRKLSLGWLGRLPQPKLEGRKATYVDARPGVDLVVQATRTGFEQSVIVKDRSAVAQAGTITIPLDATGLTVAAQPDGSVQLLDKATGKPTVRIPAPVMWDAAVDAASMEHLHRAPVTMQVRGTGADTELVLTPDAAFLADARTQYPVTIDPPVDVFGTFDTYVQTDEAGDVSSADELKVGSYDGSVKARSFLTVPGGGFNGKQIIGATLNLFNHHSSSCVPKQWEVWNAGGAGPWARWNNQPQWGQMWVRSYDTYDIDPWDKHHCTAEDGSAWAKADVTGMIRYFAGNGFAEYGIGLKAADENSPLSWKRFGSSESDTPPFLSITYNTVPSAPAGVEIQPSQPGEPRYTSSTTPRFLVRADDADNGTVGVNVDLWRNGGFVNSIYRQVPANTYLQVTPADLGVAKLDEGVPYAVWARVSDATSASAWTGTSLVADTTAPGAPVVTSADYPSDGLWHGAANAAGSFTFTPPAGTADLAAYVYTLDGGTPVTVNATAGLTTGITPATEGRRVLSVQTKDRAGNLSPATEYVFHVGQAGLTSPTNGTQSAKRVKLSVDAQSQFKRVVYQYRRGPGATEYAVPRVNLAKADNTAVTEDKPRLADLGPHADWNVLDTLGNVGGVVQIRALLFPEDGSGNGYATAWNTITVDRNADGAASTRAGPGSVNLLTGDYSTSTTDTTEFGMSVGRTASSRGTDRGWQPQGERLTLNQRQVGTDTAGFTAGPAGLSRSTARGHDSSTDSLLLKPVGNPSSFAAIGPEYTLAQGMKPGRTYRLTGWIHVPGTTGLNPDRADIGLRLQGVHRTSAGYGEVLSPKASFTDGWQQLTVDMTVPKDATEAWFRLINGFTAPEKEVFFDDLSLKEIVAPFGPQWAGGPDAGTGSDYRSLSFPQSDLVEIKGNDDTSLTFAKGTDGTLFPEPGAESLTLKAVPAASGALVLNSSGQCLEAPNGTAGNGVTLQQAPCTGGANQQWTRGDDLTLRLLGYCLDNPWGQIDNGTQLVLWGCNAGVNQQWEVRTDGLVANRHSGKCLDTNLGASVWVCWAGPNQVWDVQTAGTVYELSELDGTKTIFARQAGSNIYQVVSETGPGAASATRYQYDTTDGRSLVKRVIPPVEPGVDDTNRCTVTPLPRGCEVMEYDYAKATTATATAPGDFLDRVKAVKVWSWNPATSKEEAVEVARYAYDDKGRLTETWDPRPAQPLKTAYGYDEAGRVTRITPAGQLPWNLDYGKAATDQDPGRLLKVRRAALTQGSKDQVSGETATSVVYEVPLTRGTGGPYDLGGADVAAWAQTDAPTDATAVFGPEDDPGTTTATAAKPGPDGYRPATVSYLNASGQEVNTASPSVTSGGDIDTKEYDRYGHVVRTLEATNRSIALGTHPDAARYAAELNLPTGSADRARLLDSRTVYTADGLDVTETLGPAYRASLTEQVAGQTHPVTVSWEAEKLPQLGATAPVRVINDNNALVWSGGAQLSLAGTQAGASDTMRVSVTEEGDYLLSGQLTRFNDHGIVQFAIDGQNLGQPIDTFDANTAGSTAPYTVGQTVRLARGDHQLKVTVTGTNAGTQGERYHAGLDTVTLTKATVNPTLPAGTSVVARDHNTTTYDEGKPDGQAYHLVTTATDGARIDGYADDAEVRVTRTGYGTPIGGTSGWTLKKPTSVTTDALGAKLTTSTRYDAQGRTEEVRVPGSDSVDASTVKSAYYTSGANAADAACANRPEWAGQACTTGPGAAVTGADAARMPTTLPVKQITRYSRSGKPEEVVETNAGKTRRTVNAYDAIDRTVSTEATGDEGQTVPKAVTEYDPATGAAVKTTAAGKSVTTVSDVLGRTISYTDADGAVTTTEYDRFGKPVKSTDPTGTTTYTYDRTKEPRGLLTSVNDSKAGEFTAKYSPDGQLVEQAYPGGIVRKDTLNASGKAVARTYTRTSDGKVVWAQNEELSTQGQVTKDTSTNGLKSYGYDRLGRLTKAEHSTVAAGCTTRTYSYDAHYNRTAKTVSGPAGDGTCTTAGATTTASTYDSADRATDAGYTYDAFGRTLTTPTGTVLGYRVDDLVASQETATTKQTWTLDPAGRLNGSTTATKQPNGTWSTTATKLNHYGGASDSPRWTTENAGAWTRNIPGTDGDLSATVTNTGTVKLQLTDLFGSVVLVTDPALTAPVLLDADEYGNPAAGQAATRYGWLGAKQRSAEAQDGVVLMGVRLYNPATGRFLSTDPVPGGSANAYEYNYADPINRYDLDGRKSWVKKAVNWAWKNRGTIATVAATTGCLIPAVGWASCAVATGVALGVRVTQRVQNQGFRSSLKQNAMDTLFTGATFGIGTAFRWGQHGGKLSRWRERGDAPSFFKARTEVTKSGERVPNPLSAWNLSSVTPWMATMAQAMPGVVHALGHGRKDLNW; encoded by the coding sequence GTGCCGAGCGGTGTGGCACTGGAGGCCGTCGCGGTCGCCCCGGCCGCCGGTGCGGCCCCGGCTCCGCAGCCGGTGGCCGGCCCGGCCACCGGGGCGATCGACGAGGCCTCGGCCCTGCTGTCGGCGCGACTGCAGGGGCAGCGCGTCGAAGTCACCGGAGCCCGCAGCGAGTTCACCACACTGTGGGCGAACCCGGACGGAACCCTCACCTCCGAGCGGTCGACCGGCCAGGTCCGGATGAAGTCCGGCAAGGACTGGGTCCCGGTGGACACCTCGCTCGTCCGCACAGCGGACGGCAAGGTGACGCCGAAAGCGCACCCCGGAGGGCTGGTCCTGGACGGCGGCGAGGCCGGGGTGGCGGTGGGCGACAGCCTGCCGGGCGCGGTTCCGCCGTCCGCCCCCGCCGGAGGTGAGCAGCCCCCGGCCGGAGCCGCGCCGGCGGCCGCCCCGCTCCCCGAGCGCCCGCTCGCGAGCTTCGGCTCCGGCGACCGGAAGCTGTCCCTCGGCTGGCTGGGCAGGCTGCCGCAGCCGAAGCTGGAGGGCAGGAAGGCCACGTATGTCGATGCCCGTCCGGGTGTCGACCTCGTCGTGCAGGCGACCCGGACCGGGTTCGAGCAGTCCGTGATCGTGAAGGACCGCTCGGCGGTGGCGCAGGCCGGGACGATCACGATCCCGCTGGACGCCACCGGGCTGACGGTCGCGGCGCAGCCGGACGGCTCCGTCCAGTTGCTGGACAAGGCGACCGGCAAGCCGACCGTGCGGATCCCGGCGCCGGTGATGTGGGACGCCGCGGTCGACGCGGCCTCGATGGAGCACCTGCACCGAGCCCCGGTGACGATGCAGGTGCGCGGCACGGGGGCGGACACCGAGCTGGTGCTCACCCCGGACGCGGCGTTCCTGGCCGACGCCAGGACGCAGTACCCGGTGACCATCGACCCGCCGGTGGACGTCTTCGGCACCTTCGACACCTACGTCCAGACGGACGAGGCCGGGGACGTCTCCTCCGCGGACGAGCTCAAGGTCGGCAGTTACGACGGCTCGGTGAAGGCGCGTTCGTTCCTGACGGTCCCGGGCGGCGGGTTCAACGGGAAGCAGATCATCGGCGCCACGCTGAACCTCTTCAACCACCACTCCTCCTCCTGCGTGCCCAAGCAGTGGGAGGTGTGGAACGCGGGCGGCGCCGGCCCGTGGGCCCGCTGGAACAACCAGCCCCAGTGGGGGCAGATGTGGGTGCGCTCGTACGACACCTACGACATCGACCCGTGGGACAAGCACCACTGCACGGCCGAGGACGGCTCCGCATGGGCCAAGGCCGACGTCACGGGGATGATCCGCTACTTCGCCGGGAACGGCTTCGCCGAGTACGGCATAGGCCTGAAGGCGGCCGACGAGAACAGCCCGCTGTCCTGGAAGCGGTTCGGCTCCTCCGAGAGCGACACCCCGCCCTTCCTGTCGATCACCTACAACACCGTGCCGTCCGCCCCCGCCGGTGTGGAGATCCAGCCGTCCCAGCCCGGCGAGCCGCGGTACACCAGCTCCACCACGCCGCGCTTCCTGGTCCGCGCCGACGACGCCGACAACGGCACGGTCGGCGTGAACGTCGACCTCTGGCGGAACGGCGGCTTCGTCAACAGCATCTACCGGCAGGTCCCGGCCAACACCTACCTGCAGGTCACCCCGGCCGACCTCGGGGTGGCGAAGCTGGACGAAGGAGTGCCGTACGCGGTGTGGGCGCGGGTGTCGGACGCCACCTCCGCCTCGGCGTGGACGGGCACCAGCCTCGTGGCCGACACCACGGCCCCCGGCGCGCCGGTCGTCACCTCGGCGGACTACCCGTCGGACGGGCTCTGGCACGGCGCGGCCAACGCGGCCGGATCGTTCACCTTCACGCCGCCCGCCGGGACCGCCGACCTGGCCGCGTACGTCTACACGCTGGACGGCGGCACGCCGGTCACCGTCAACGCCACCGCGGGCCTCACAACCGGCATCACGCCGGCCACCGAGGGCCGGCGCGTGCTGAGCGTGCAGACCAAGGACCGGGCGGGCAACCTCTCCCCGGCCACCGAGTACGTCTTCCACGTCGGCCAGGCCGGCCTGACGTCGCCGACCAACGGCACCCAGTCCGCCAAGCGCGTCAAGCTGTCGGTCGACGCGCAGTCGCAGTTCAAACGGGTGGTCTACCAGTACCGTCGCGGCCCCGGCGCCACCGAGTACGCGGTGCCCCGGGTCAACCTCGCCAAGGCCGACAACACGGCCGTCACCGAGGACAAGCCGCGCCTGGCGGACCTCGGCCCGCACGCCGACTGGAACGTCCTCGACACCCTGGGCAACGTCGGCGGCGTCGTCCAGATCCGCGCTCTCCTCTTCCCCGAGGACGGTTCGGGCAACGGCTACGCGACCGCCTGGAACACCATCACCGTCGACCGCAACGCCGACGGCGCCGCGAGCACGCGGGCGGGCCCCGGCTCCGTGAACCTGCTCACCGGCGACTACTCCACCAGCACGACCGACACCACCGAGTTCGGCATGTCGGTGGGCCGGACCGCCTCCTCGCGGGGCACGGACCGCGGCTGGCAGCCGCAGGGCGAGCGCCTGACGCTCAACCAGCGACAGGTGGGCACCGACACGGCGGGCTTCACCGCCGGCCCGGCCGGCCTCAGCCGCTCGACCGCCCGCGGCCACGACAGCTCCACCGACTCACTGCTGCTCAAGCCCGTCGGCAACCCCAGCTCCTTCGCGGCGATCGGCCCGGAGTACACCCTCGCCCAGGGCATGAAGCCGGGCCGCACCTACCGCCTGACCGGCTGGATCCACGTCCCCGGCACGACCGGTCTCAACCCCGACCGCGCCGACATCGGTCTGCGCCTGCAGGGCGTCCACCGCACCTCGGCCGGCTACGGCGAAGTGCTGTCCCCGAAGGCGTCGTTCACGGACGGCTGGCAGCAGCTGACCGTCGACATGACCGTCCCCAAGGACGCCACCGAGGCCTGGTTCCGCCTCATCAACGGCTTCACCGCGCCGGAGAAGGAGGTGTTCTTCGACGACCTGTCGCTGAAGGAGATCGTCGCGCCGTTCGGCCCGCAGTGGGCCGGCGGCCCCGACGCCGGCACCGGCTCCGACTACCGCTCGCTGTCCTTCCCGCAGTCCGACCTCGTCGAGATCAAGGGCAACGACGACACCTCACTCACCTTCGCCAAGGGCACCGACGGCACCCTGTTCCCGGAGCCCGGCGCCGAGTCACTCACGCTCAAGGCCGTCCCCGCAGCCTCCGGCGCCCTGGTACTGAACTCCTCCGGCCAGTGCCTGGAGGCCCCGAACGGCACGGCCGGAAACGGCGTCACACTGCAGCAGGCGCCCTGCACCGGCGGCGCCAACCAGCAGTGGACCCGCGGCGACGACCTGACGCTGCGCCTGCTCGGCTACTGCCTGGACAACCCGTGGGGGCAGATCGACAACGGCACGCAGCTGGTCCTGTGGGGCTGCAACGCGGGTGTCAACCAGCAGTGGGAGGTCCGCACCGACGGCCTGGTCGCCAACCGGCACTCGGGCAAGTGCCTGGACACCAACCTGGGTGCCTCGGTCTGGGTGTGCTGGGCCGGTCCGAACCAGGTCTGGGACGTGCAGACCGCCGGCACCGTCTACGAGCTGTCCGAGCTGGACGGGACCAAGACCATTTTCGCCCGCCAGGCGGGGTCGAACATCTACCAGGTGGTGAGCGAGACCGGCCCGGGCGCCGCCTCGGCCACCCGCTACCAGTACGACACCACCGACGGCCGATCCCTGGTCAAGCGCGTCATCCCGCCGGTCGAGCCAGGCGTCGACGACACCAACCGCTGCACCGTGACCCCGCTGCCGCGCGGCTGCGAGGTCATGGAGTACGACTACGCCAAGGCCACCACGGCCACGGCGACCGCCCCCGGCGACTTCCTCGACCGCGTCAAGGCCGTCAAGGTCTGGTCGTGGAACCCGGCCACCTCCAAGGAGGAGGCCGTCGAGGTCGCACGCTACGCCTACGACGACAAGGGCCGCCTCACCGAGACCTGGGACCCGCGCCCGGCCCAGCCGCTGAAGACCGCGTACGGCTACGACGAGGCGGGCCGGGTCACCCGGATCACCCCGGCCGGCCAACTGCCGTGGAACCTCGACTACGGGAAGGCCGCCACCGACCAGGACCCGGGACGCCTGCTGAAGGTCCGCCGCGCCGCCCTGACCCAGGGCAGCAAGGACCAGGTCAGCGGCGAGACGGCGACCAGCGTCGTCTACGAGGTCCCGCTCACCCGCGGTACGGGCGGCCCGTATGACCTGGGCGGCGCGGACGTGGCCGCATGGGCGCAGACCGACGCGCCCACCGACGCCACCGCCGTGTTCGGCCCGGAGGACGACCCCGGCACCACCACCGCCACGGCGGCCAAGCCCGGCCCGGACGGCTACAGGCCGGCGACCGTGTCCTATCTGAACGCCTCCGGTCAGGAGGTCAACACCGCGAGCCCGTCCGTCACTTCGGGAGGTGACATCGACACCAAGGAGTACGACCGTTACGGTCATGTGGTGCGCACCCTGGAGGCCACCAACCGCTCGATCGCCCTGGGCACCCACCCGGACGCCGCCCGGTACGCGGCCGAACTGAACCTCCCGACCGGCTCCGCCGACCGTGCCCGGCTGCTCGACTCGCGCACCGTCTACACCGCGGACGGCCTGGACGTGACCGAGACCCTCGGCCCGGCCTACCGCGCCTCACTCACCGAGCAGGTCGCCGGCCAGACCCACCCCGTGACGGTCAGCTGGGAGGCGGAGAAGCTGCCGCAGCTCGGCGCGACCGCGCCGGTGCGGGTGATCAACGACAACAACGCCCTGGTCTGGTCCGGCGGAGCGCAGCTCAGCCTGGCCGGCACCCAGGCCGGGGCGTCCGACACCATGCGCGTCAGCGTGACCGAGGAGGGCGACTACCTCCTGTCCGGCCAGCTGACCCGCTTCAACGACCACGGCATCGTCCAGTTCGCGATCGACGGCCAGAACCTCGGCCAGCCGATCGACACCTTCGACGCCAACACGGCCGGCTCGACCGCCCCGTACACGGTGGGCCAGACGGTCCGCCTGGCGCGCGGCGACCACCAGTTGAAGGTCACGGTCACCGGCACCAACGCGGGCACCCAGGGCGAGCGCTACCACGCCGGCCTGGACACCGTCACCCTGACCAAGGCCACCGTCAACCCCACCCTCCCGGCCGGTACTTCCGTAGTGGCGCGGGACCACAACACCACCACCTACGACGAAGGGAAGCCCGACGGCCAGGCCTACCACCTGGTCACCACCGCCACCGACGGCGCCCGCATCGACGGCTACGCCGACGACGCCGAGGTGCGGGTCACCAGGACCGGCTACGGCACCCCGATCGGCGGCACCTCCGGCTGGACGTTGAAGAAGCCCACCTCGGTCACCACCGACGCGCTCGGCGCCAAGCTCACCACCAGCACCCGCTACGACGCCCAGGGCCGCACCGAGGAGGTCCGGGTCCCCGGCTCCGACAGCGTGGACGCCTCCACCGTGAAGTCGGCGTACTACACGTCCGGTGCGAACGCCGCCGACGCGGCCTGCGCCAACCGCCCCGAGTGGGCCGGGCAGGCGTGCACGACCGGCCCCGGCGCGGCCGTGACCGGCGCCGACGCGGCCCGGATGCCGACCACCCTCCCGGTCAAGCAGATCACCCGGTACTCGCGCAGCGGAAAGCCCGAGGAGGTCGTCGAGACCAACGCGGGCAAGACCCGTCGGACGGTGAACGCCTACGACGCGATCGACCGGACCGTCTCCACCGAGGCCACCGGCGACGAGGGCCAGACTGTGCCGAAGGCCGTCACCGAGTACGACCCGGCGACGGGCGCGGCCGTGAAGACCACGGCAGCCGGCAAGTCGGTCACCACGGTCAGCGACGTCCTCGGCCGGACCATCTCCTACACCGACGCCGACGGCGCCGTGACCACCACCGAGTACGACAGGTTCGGCAAGCCGGTCAAGTCCACCGACCCCACCGGCACCACCACCTACACCTACGACCGCACCAAGGAACCCCGTGGCCTGCTCACCTCCGTGAACGACAGCAAGGCGGGCGAGTTCACGGCGAAGTACAGCCCCGACGGCCAGCTCGTCGAGCAGGCCTACCCCGGCGGCATCGTCCGCAAGGACACCCTGAACGCCTCCGGCAAGGCCGTCGCCCGCACCTACACCCGCACCTCCGACGGCAAGGTCGTCTGGGCACAGAACGAGGAACTCTCCACCCAGGGCCAGGTGACGAAGGACACCAGCACCAACGGCCTCAAGTCCTACGGCTACGACCGCCTCGGCCGCCTGACCAAGGCCGAGCACTCCACGGTCGCCGCCGGCTGCACCACCCGCACCTACTCCTACGACGCCCACTACAACCGCACCGCGAAGACGGTCTCCGGTCCGGCCGGTGACGGCACCTGCACCACCGCCGGCGCCACCACCACCGCGTCCACCTACGACAGCGCCGACCGGGCCACCGACGCGGGCTACACCTACGACGCGTTCGGCCGCACGCTCACCACGCCGACCGGCACGGTCCTCGGCTACCGGGTCGACGACCTGGTCGCCTCCCAGGAGACCGCGACCACGAAGCAGACGTGGACCCTCGACCCCGCCGGCCGCCTCAACGGCAGTACCACCGCCACCAAGCAGCCCAACGGCACCTGGTCCACCACCGCCACCAAGCTCAACCACTACGGCGGCGCCAGCGACAGCCCGCGCTGGACCACCGAGAACGCCGGCGCCTGGACCCGCAACATCCCGGGCACCGACGGAGACCTGTCCGCGACCGTCACCAACACCGGGACCGTCAAGCTCCAACTCACCGACCTCTTCGGCTCGGTGGTCCTCGTCACCGACCCGGCCCTGACCGCCCCCGTCCTCCTCGACGCCGACGAGTACGGCAACCCGGCCGCAGGCCAGGCGGCCACCCGCTACGGCTGGCTCGGCGCCAAGCAACGCTCCGCCGAGGCCCAGGACGGCGTCGTCCTCATGGGCGTCCGCCTCTACAACCCGGCCACCGGCCGCTTCCTCTCCACCGACCCGGTCCCGGGAGGCAGCGCCAACGCCTACGAGTACAACTACGCCGACCCGATCAACCGCTACGACCTCGACGGACGGAAGAGCTGGGTCAAGAAGGCCGTGAACTGGGCCTGGAAGAACCGGGGAACGATCGCAACCGTGGCAGCGACGACCGGCTGCCTCATCCCAGCAGTCGGGTGGGCCTCATGCGCGGTCGCCACGGGTGTTGCGCTTGGGGTTCGTGTAACGCAACGAGTTCAGAATCAGGGATTCAGGTCCAGCTTGAAGCAGAACGCAATGGATACCCTCTTCACGGGTGCCACCTTCGGGATTGGCACAGCCTTCAGGTGGGGCCAGCACGGCGGGAAGCTCTCACGTTGGAGGGAACGCGGCGACGCTCCCAGCTTCTTTAAGGCCAGGACCGAAGTAACCAAATCCGGTGAGCGTGTACCAAACCCGTTGTCGGCCTGGAACCTCAGCAGTGTTACGCCCTGGATGGCCACAATGGCGCAGGCGATGCCCGGCGTTGTCCACGCCCTTGGCCACGGACGGAAGGACCTCAACTGGTAG
- a CDS encoding PH domain-containing protein, which translates to MSESADYVSLVLIGTPGVWLTFRVPFCRTVVSSESVIYHGLFATRRVRWEEVANVEKGIVGGALAASYFPVLDLASGKKVELLMLAGYGEENRRVLRSIGVMTELLAGRRGGPGMD; encoded by the coding sequence ATGTCCGAATCTGCCGACTATGTCTCATTAGTCTTGATTGGCACCCCAGGAGTCTGGTTGACGTTTCGGGTTCCATTCTGTCGTACTGTCGTATCCTCTGAGAGCGTGATCTACCACGGCCTCTTCGCCACGAGGCGAGTGCGGTGGGAGGAGGTGGCGAACGTGGAGAAGGGGATCGTTGGGGGCGCCTTGGCTGCCTCCTATTTCCCTGTCCTCGACCTGGCCTCAGGGAAGAAGGTCGAGCTGCTGATGCTCGCCGGGTACGGCGAGGAGAATCGGCGAGTCCTACGAAGCATAGGAGTGATGACCGAACTGCTTGCCGGGCGCCGAGGCGGCCCCGGTATGGATTGA